The window CATACCAGGAACGAAACTTGCAATACTCTGCAACACATTCTTCGTACCCACATTCATCAACTGGTCACGACTTACAGCCACCTGAGAACCCGTAAACGAATTCTTATTCTTAGTCTGATAACCCGTCACAACCACTTCCTGCATCTCTTTTGAATCTTCACGCAGTGTGATATTAGCTGTTGCGCCATTCTTTACAGTCTTTGTAACTGTCTTATAACCAATATATGACACATTCATGTGCACCTCCTTGAGGTCTGTCACAATCTCGTATTCACCATTGATATCGGTAACATAACCACCATTCACGCCATCCACACGGATAACAGCACCGATGATAGGATCACCGTTATTATCGGTAACCTGACCACGAACACCACCTTTACGCTGCGCAATTTCCTTCTTTGCAAGCGTCAGGGTATTGCCCTCAACGGTGTATGAGAGTGGGAACTGGTTTGCCAAGTTCAGTAACAAACTTGATACTGACTGATCACGCACGTCAAGAGTAACACCCTTAAGTGCCTTCACGCCTTCATCTGCAAACTTTACATTTAATCCTGTCTGCTTCGCGACCTCATTGGCGAAATCCTCTACCGTTGCATCATGCATAGAAAGAGTTACTTTTGCGCCATTCAGATCTTGCGCTGACATGGGGAGACTTAATGGACCAAAACATAAAAGGTTCAAAAGAAGAACACATATTATGCGTTGGAGGAATTTAATCTTCTGCATCGTTCTCTAAAATTATGAATTTTGTTACTTGAAATTACAATCTTTTTTACTCGAAAACTCTTACGTTAATAATTGTTCAGAGAGAAGAAAAGAAATCTTCATTTCTATTAATACTATTGAGATAGTCCCTTCACAGGTAGACAATACCTATTATAATTTATTCTGCAAAAGTACGAAAAAAAACAAAAAACCAAGCTATTTTATTATTAAAAATAAAGAATTCCCTTCATTATTATTAATTTTTGATAGCCAAATGTACATTTTAATGGCATTTTCTTTACGAAATGATAGTAAAAGATAAACGATGTGTCAAATTCGTATAAGATTCCCTTATACTTTTTTACTTTTATGTTCTGATTGCTTTTCAATAAATTTTTAAATTGCTCTTATACTTACAAACGCCCGTTTATCATTGACAAAAGTTTACTATTCTATCAGCGTCTACATTCCGTAGCATCAAAAGCATTGTGCTTTTAGAGGCTAAAACTGCAAACTACTTACTTCAAGTTGCTCACATATTAACCAGCTTTTGAATCCTATCTTATGCTCCGTACCATTGGTGCTAAGGCTCCGCACCTATAGTGCTAACCATCAACACAAAGTGTGCTGACCATCAATATATCGGGTAAAGATGACATAAAGAGTTCATTATGACTGTTACGAATCATATAGACATTGATGATTAACTTATTCAGCGTTCACTTACAAGATTACACAAACCACTATTTTAAACCCGAAGTCCTTATAATTAAAATAAAAACAAGGGGTTGTATCAATATAAAACCACTAACGGCTTCTTTGATACAACCCCTTTTTAGAATTTATAACTGTCGCCTTTCTACCATCTATAGATAGCAAAAAGCTATGTTATCACGTCAAAATCTTACTGATGCTGTGCACGATAATTCTCCAATCCCTTGTCAAGGAATTCAAGATAAGCAGGTACATCCTCCTTAAAGCTAAAGCTACCATTCAATGGCTTACCCGCATTGTCCAATGGTACATAGAATGGCTGAGCAAGATAACCAAACTTAGTCTGCTCCAAATAGCTCCACTTATCACCGATAGTACGCAGTGTACGTGAAGTTCCATCTGGGAGTTTCACCTCTACAGGCTGCTTCAATGGAGTCTTATCGTCTACATAAAGTGAGATGAGAACATAGTCCTTATTCAACTTATCTGCCACACGTGAGTCAGTCCATACAGATGCCTCCATCTTACGACAGTTCACACATCCAAAACCTGTGAAGTCAACCAAGACTGGCTTACCTGCTGCGGCGGCAGCACGCATACCCTCATCATAATCTGTATAAGCAGCATGTACCGTCTGTGGAGCAAGGTTGAAATCCTGTGTGTTAATAGGTGGTGCGAACGCACTAACAGCCTTACAAGGAGCACCCCAGAGTCCTGGAAGCATATAAACAGAGAATGCCAATGAACAAAGACCGAGCATAATAGCTGGGACAGGCATTGCCTTCTGTTCGGGATCATCATGTGGGAACTTGAGTTTACCAATAAGGTAAAGACCCAAGAGACCGAAGAGAACTATCCAAATAGAAAGGAAAGTCTCACGATCAAGAATATGCCAGCCGTATGCGAGGTCGGCTACTGACAAGAACTTCAGTGAGAATGCCAACTCGATGAAACCCAACACAACCTTAATCATGTTCATCCATGAACCAGACTTTGGTGCTTTCTTAAGCAAAGTTGGGAAGAGAGCAAAGAAGGTAAATGGTAAAGCAAGAGCCAAAGCAAAACCAAACATACCCACTGCAGGAGCTACCCAGTCACCACTTGTTGCTGCCTGAACAAGGAGAAGACCTACGACAGGAGCTGTACAAGAGAAACTTACCAATGACAAGGTGAATGCCATAAGGAAGATAGAAAGCAAACCTGTTGTCGCAGAAGCCTTATTATCAACCGCATTACCCCATGAAGAAGGCAATCGAAGTTCAAACCATCCAAAGAAACTGAAAGCAAAGACTGCTAACAAAAGGAAGAAGAACACATTGAACGGTGCATTTGTTGCCAACTCATTCAACTTCTGTGGACCGAAAGCCCAAGTAACAAGCGTTGCCAAACCCATGTAAATAACAATGATTGACAAGCCGTATGTCACTGCATCACGTATGCCCTTCTTGCGGTCATCCTTCGCTCTTTTGAGGAAGAAGCTAACCGTCATTGGAATGATAGGCCATACACAAGGGGTAAGCAAAGCGATGAAACCACCTAAAATACCCATAAAGAAAATACTCCAAAGAGAGCTATTAGTGCTATCCTTGGTGCTATTGAAGGCTGACAACTCTTTGATAACAGGTTGCCACAAATTAACATCTGCATTTACTTGTGCATTCTCTTGCTTTAGAGTTCCTGCAGTATCGGCTGGCAATACATCAGACTTTTTTGCAGTATCTGCAGTCATTGTGGTAAGTGCAGATAAACCATCAGCTGCTACATCAGTAGCAGCTGTCGTTGTTTTTTCCGTCTCTGCGTTAGCAGCTGTTGGTGTTGCTGCAGGCGCGGAAGCAGGTCCATTGCCTTTAAAGTTAAATTCAACCTGTGTTGGTGGCAAACACATCTCATCATTACAAGCACCATATTCCAAGTAACCTTTTATACTATAGGTCTTGGCTGTTATCTTGTAACGCTGAACGAAACCAACGCTATTCTCGAAATAACGTAGTTTCATCTCAAAAGTCTTATCATAGACATTCAACTCTTTACCACGTGGTGTGAGCTTACCAACCGGTGTTACGCCCTCAGCTTTGTCCACATGTAAAGATGCAGATGTAGGACCATCAGCAGGAAGATTCGTTGAATATACATGCCATCCCTGGTCAATCTTCGCTGTGAAGATAACCTCTACCTCTGTTGGCGAAACCTGCTTCTGCTGTACAGAAAAGTGAACAGGGTTCTGCTGTGCCATAGCTGTGAGGCTAAACAACAGCGTAAAGAGGATAAATAGTGTATTTCTTCTTTTCATCGTTTTATACTATTAGAATTTGAACTGCAAAGATAAGAAAATTATTTTTATAACATTACATAATGTATATATTTAATATTTATATCCAATAACTTTTTATCAATCTATGTTCAAAAGGTTTTCAGGATTAAGATGAGTTCTCTCGTCGATTTTTATTTTACGTATATTGTTGCAGACAGGTAGTCACCTACCTGCTGCAACAGCTATTCATTTAAGAATAATCAGTATTAATTATGCACCAACGTACCTATATCTTCACCATCCATAACCTTCTTCAGATTACCGACAACGTCCATATTGAAGACATAAATAGGTAGGTCGTTTTCTTTACACATGGTCGTTGCCGTGAGGTCCATTACCTTAAGACCCTTTGTGTAAATCTCATCATATGTGATTTCAGAGAACTTTGTTGCCGTTGGGTCTTTCTCAGGATCGGCTGTATAGATACCATCTACACGTGTACCCTTAAGCATTACGTCCGCCTCAATCTCAATACCTCGCAAGCTTGAACCAGTGTCAGTAGTAAAGTAAGGACTACCAGTACCAGCTGAGAAGATACAAACATAACCTGCTTCCATAGCCTCGATAGCCTTCCACTTGCTATAGAACTCGCCGATTGGTTCCATACGAATAGCGGTCAAAACCTTAGCTTTCACACCGATTGCCTCAAGTGCAGAGCTAAGAGCAAGAGAGTTGATAACGGTTGCACACATACCCATCTGGTCGCCTTTCACACGATCAAAGCCTTTCTGGCTACCGCTCAAACCACGGAAGATGTTACCGCCACCGATTACGATACCAATCTGTACACCCATTTCATGTACTTCCTTAATCTGCTTAGCATAATCGCTAAGA is drawn from Prevotella melaninogenica and contains these coding sequences:
- the pyrH gene encoding UMP kinase, which translates into the protein MARFKRILLKLSGESLMGKQGFGIDPERLSDYAKQIKEVHEMGVQIGIVIGGGNIFRGLSGSQKGFDRVKGDQMGMCATVINSLALSSALEAIGVKAKVLTAIRMEPIGEFYSKWKAIEAMEAGYVCIFSAGTGSPYFTTDTGSSLRGIEIEADVMLKGTRVDGIYTADPEKDPTATKFSEITYDEIYTKGLKVMDLTATTMCKENDLPIYVFNMDVVGNLKKVMDGEDIGTLVHN
- a CDS encoding protein-disulfide reductase DsbD family protein — its product is MKRRNTLFILFTLLFSLTAMAQQNPVHFSVQQKQVSPTEVEVIFTAKIDQGWHVYSTNLPADGPTSASLHVDKAEGVTPVGKLTPRGKELNVYDKTFEMKLRYFENSVGFVQRYKITAKTYSIKGYLEYGACNDEMCLPPTQVEFNFKGNGPASAPAATPTAANAETEKTTTAATDVAADGLSALTTMTADTAKKSDVLPADTAGTLKQENAQVNADVNLWQPVIKELSAFNSTKDSTNSSLWSIFFMGILGGFIALLTPCVWPIIPMTVSFFLKRAKDDRKKGIRDAVTYGLSIIVIYMGLATLVTWAFGPQKLNELATNAPFNVFFFLLLAVFAFSFFGWFELRLPSSWGNAVDNKASATTGLLSIFLMAFTLSLVSFSCTAPVVGLLLVQAATSGDWVAPAVGMFGFALALALPFTFFALFPTLLKKAPKSGSWMNMIKVVLGFIELAFSLKFLSVADLAYGWHILDRETFLSIWIVLFGLLGLYLIGKLKFPHDDPEQKAMPVPAIMLGLCSLAFSVYMLPGLWGAPCKAVSAFAPPINTQDFNLAPQTVHAAYTDYDEGMRAAAAAGKPVLVDFTGFGCVNCRKMEASVWTDSRVADKLNKDYVLISLYVDDKTPLKQPVEVKLPDGTSRTLRTIGDKWSYLEQTKFGYLAQPFYVPLDNAGKPLNGSFSFKEDVPAYLEFLDKGLENYRAQHQ